One Bacillus mesophilus genomic region harbors:
- the groL gene encoding chaperonin GroEL (60 kDa chaperone family; promotes refolding of misfolded polypeptides especially under stressful conditions; forms two stacked rings of heptamers to form a barrel-shaped 14mer; ends can be capped by GroES; misfolded proteins enter the barrel where they are refolded when GroES binds), which translates to MAKEIKFSEEARRSMLRGVDTLANAVKVTLGPKGRNVVLEKKYGSPLITNDGVTIAKEIELEDAFENMGAKLVAEVASKTNDVAGDGTTTATVLAQAMIREGLKNVTAGANPVGVRKGIEKAVVTAVEELKAISKPIEGKSSIAQVAAISAADEEVGQLIAEAMERVGNDGVITIEESKGFTTELEVVEGMQFDRGYASPYMVTDSDKMEAILENPYILITDKKITNIQEILPVLEQVVQQGKPLLLVAEDVEGEALATLVVNKLRGTFNAVAVKAPGFGDRRKAMLEDIAVLTGGEVITEDLGLDLKSANITQLGRATKVVVTKENTTIVEGNGDAANIAARVKQIRAQLEETTSEFDKEKLQERLAKLAGGVAVIKVGAATETELKERKLRIEDALNSTRAAVEEGIVSGGGTALVNVYNKVASLEAVGDEQTGINIVLRALEEPVRQIAHNAGLEGSVIVERLKREPVGVGYNAATGEWVNMFEAGIVDPTKVTRYALQNAASVSAMFLTTEAVVADIPEENAGGMPDMGGMGGMGGMM; encoded by the coding sequence ATGGCAAAAGAAATTAAATTTAGTGAAGAAGCACGCCGTTCAATGCTTCGTGGAGTTGACACTCTAGCAAATGCAGTAAAGGTAACTCTTGGACCAAAGGGACGTAACGTGGTTCTTGAGAAGAAATATGGTTCACCTTTAATCACTAACGATGGTGTAACGATTGCAAAAGAAATCGAGCTAGAAGATGCATTCGAAAACATGGGTGCGAAGCTAGTTGCTGAAGTTGCAAGCAAAACAAATGATGTTGCTGGTGACGGAACAACGACTGCTACAGTTCTTGCTCAAGCAATGATTCGTGAAGGTCTAAAGAACGTAACTGCTGGTGCAAATCCAGTTGGAGTACGTAAAGGTATTGAAAAGGCTGTTGTTACAGCTGTTGAAGAACTAAAAGCTATTTCAAAGCCAATTGAAGGTAAATCTTCAATCGCTCAAGTTGCTGCAATTTCTGCTGCTGACGAAGAAGTTGGGCAATTAATTGCTGAAGCAATGGAGCGCGTTGGTAACGACGGAGTTATCACAATCGAAGAATCTAAGGGCTTCACAACTGAGTTAGAAGTAGTAGAAGGTATGCAATTCGATCGTGGATATGCATCACCTTATATGGTAACTGATTCAGATAAGATGGAAGCAATCCTAGAAAATCCATATATCTTAATCACTGACAAGAAGATTACAAACATTCAAGAAATCTTACCAGTATTAGAGCAAGTTGTACAACAAGGTAAGCCACTATTACTAGTTGCTGAAGATGTTGAAGGTGAAGCTCTAGCTACTCTTGTAGTTAACAAGCTTCGTGGAACTTTTAATGCAGTAGCTGTAAAGGCTCCTGGATTCGGTGACCGCCGTAAAGCTATGCTTGAAGACATCGCAGTACTTACTGGTGGAGAAGTAATCACTGAAGATTTAGGATTAGATCTTAAGTCTGCAAACATTACTCAATTAGGGCGCGCTACAAAGGTTGTTGTAACTAAAGAAAATACAACAATCGTTGAAGGTAACGGAGATGCAGCTAATATTGCAGCGCGCGTAAAGCAAATCCGTGCTCAATTAGAAGAAACTACTTCTGAATTTGACAAAGAAAAATTACAAGAGCGTCTTGCTAAGTTAGCTGGTGGAGTTGCAGTAATCAAAGTTGGTGCTGCTACTGAAACTGAACTTAAAGAGCGTAAGCTACGTATTGAAGATGCACTTAACTCAACACGTGCTGCTGTAGAAGAAGGAATCGTTTCTGGTGGTGGTACTGCACTAGTTAACGTATACAATAAAGTAGCTTCATTAGAGGCTGTTGGTGATGAGCAAACTGGTATCAACATCGTGCTTCGTGCTTTAGAAGAGCCAGTTCGTCAAATTGCACACAATGCTGGTCTTGAAGGATCTGTAATTGTTGAGCGTTTAAAGCGCGAGCCTGTAGGCGTTGGTTACAATGCTGCTACTGGCGAGTGGGTAAACATGTTTGAAGCTGGTATCGTTGACCCAACTAAGGTTACTCGTTATGCACTTCAAAACGCAGCATCTGTTTCAGCTATGTTCTTAACAACTGAAGCGGTAGTAGCAGACATCCCTGAAGAAAATGCTGGTGGAATGCCAGACATGGGCGGAATGGGTGGAATGGGCGGCATGATGTAA
- a CDS encoding twin-arginine translocase TatA/TatE family subunit translates to MPNVGIGSLLLIVFVALLIFGPKKLPELGKAAGNTLREFKNATKGLADDEDDEKKKEGNK, encoded by the coding sequence GTGCCAAACGTTGGAATTGGAAGCCTATTATTAATCGTATTCGTAGCTTTATTAATATTCGGACCGAAAAAACTACCTGAGCTTGGAAAGGCTGCAGGAAATACATTACGTGAATTTAAAAATGCAACAAAGGGTTTAGCAGATGATGAGGACGATGAGAAGAAAAAAGAAGGTAACAAGTAA
- a CDS encoding YdiK family protein, which produces MRRTSPFFMGLLYFGMGVIFTVLAIQSKTEDLWSFPTILLMLVATFDFGVAFRMFALHQKLKQVKK; this is translated from the coding sequence ATGCGTAGAACATCACCATTCTTTATGGGTCTATTATATTTTGGTATGGGCGTGATTTTTACAGTTCTAGCCATTCAAAGTAAAACTGAGGATCTTTGGAGCTTTCCCACGATTCTCCTCATGCTGGTAGCAACATTTGACTTTGGAGTTGCCTTTCGAATGTTTGCCCTTCATCAAAAATTGAAGCAAGTAAAAAAGTAA
- the tatC gene encoding twin-arginine translocase subunit TatC, whose translation MNHNEMSVYDHIGELRKRLIIVVVFFLFAMVGSFFLAEPLIVYLQQADEAKELTMNAFRLTDPIKVYMEFAFIIAFIMTFPITLYQLWAFISPGLFEKERKVTLSYIPMSLLLFLAGISFSYFVLFPFVVDFMTRLANRLNIEQVIGINEYFEFLIQLTLPFGLLFQLPVVIMFLTRLGIVTPDFLTKVRKYAYFILLVIGAFITPPELISHMMVTVPMFILYEISILISRSAYKKRMLAEAERNKE comes from the coding sequence ATGAACCACAATGAAATGTCTGTTTATGATCATATCGGAGAACTTAGAAAACGGCTGATTATCGTAGTCGTTTTCTTCTTATTTGCGATGGTCGGAAGCTTCTTTTTAGCAGAGCCCTTGATTGTCTATTTACAGCAGGCGGATGAGGCAAAAGAGCTGACAATGAATGCCTTTAGGCTAACAGACCCAATTAAAGTTTATATGGAATTCGCCTTTATCATTGCTTTTATCATGACGTTTCCAATCACTTTATATCAGTTATGGGCTTTCATCAGCCCTGGCTTATTTGAAAAAGAAAGAAAAGTCACGTTAAGCTATATTCCAATGTCTCTGCTTCTATTTTTAGCAGGAATATCGTTTTCTTATTTTGTACTATTTCCGTTTGTTGTTGACTTCATGACGAGGCTAGCAAACCGCTTGAATATCGAGCAGGTTATTGGAATCAATGAATATTTTGAATTTTTAATTCAACTGACCTTACCATTTGGCTTATTGTTTCAACTACCAGTTGTGATTATGTTTTTAACACGCCTGGGAATTGTAACTCCAGACTTTTTAACGAAAGTAAGAAAATATGCTTATTTCATCTTATTGGTCATTGGGGCGTTTATTACACCTCCGGAATTAATCTCACATATGATGGTAACCGTTCCAATGTTTATCCTATATGAAATCAGTATTCTTATTTCAAGAAGTGCTTACAAAAAGAGAATGTTGGCAGAAGCCGAAAGGAATAAGGAATAA
- a CDS encoding DUF3231 family protein, producing the protein MRDIKLTTSEMTHLWGTYINDSMANCVLQYFLMNVDNNDIKGLLQFALKISQDHLLYLTDLFEKEKFPIPVGFHKQDVNKNASRLFSDEFYLYYLKNMAFIGGNGYSLALGTSARKDVRNFFIKAIQSSSQLYDKSVDVLLEKGLFVRPAQINTPTKVDFVTKHSFLTGWFGERRPLTSVEIMNLSFNIERNDLGRALLTGFQQVAQDQDVKEFLSKGIKIASKHVEIFGSILSESGLPTPMVWNTLATESIDFTFSDKLIMFHSAALTAASTSHYGTSIGTSPRRDIGLHYARLTLEVLKYGEDGANIMIKNGWLEQPPTATDREALKNKNLNS; encoded by the coding sequence ATGAGGGATATAAAGCTAACTACGTCAGAAATGACTCATCTTTGGGGGACCTATATTAATGATAGTATGGCAAACTGTGTTCTCCAATATTTTTTAATGAATGTAGATAATAATGATATTAAAGGTTTATTACAATTTGCTCTAAAGATCTCCCAAGACCATCTACTTTATTTAACTGATCTATTTGAAAAAGAGAAATTCCCGATACCTGTTGGTTTTCATAAACAAGACGTTAATAAGAATGCTTCAAGATTGTTTTCAGATGAATTTTATCTTTATTATCTTAAAAATATGGCCTTTATTGGTGGTAATGGATATAGCCTAGCTCTAGGGACCTCTGCTCGTAAAGATGTACGTAACTTCTTTATCAAAGCCATTCAAAGTTCTTCCCAACTATATGACAAATCTGTTGATGTTTTGTTAGAAAAGGGACTTTTTGTGAGACCAGCACAGATCAATACACCAACCAAAGTAGATTTTGTTACAAAACATAGTTTTCTAACAGGCTGGTTTGGAGAAAGAAGACCTTTAACTTCAGTCGAGATTATGAACTTATCTTTTAACATTGAGCGTAACGACTTAGGACGTGCTTTATTAACTGGATTTCAGCAGGTTGCTCAGGACCAGGATGTAAAAGAATTTTTATCAAAAGGGATTAAAATAGCTTCTAAACATGTTGAAATATTTGGGTCTATATTAAGCGAATCTGGTTTACCAACTCCAATGGTTTGGAATACACTTGCTACTGAATCCATAGATTTTACATTCTCTGATAAGTTAATCATGTTCCATTCTGCTGCTTTGACTGCTGCTAGCACAAGTCATTATGGAACTAGTATTGGTACAAGTCCTAGACGCGATATAGGTTTACATTATGCAAGATTAACGTTGGAAGTCTTGAAATATGGTGAGGATGGAGCCAATATCATGATTAAAAACGGATGGCTAGAACAGCCACCTACTGCAACAGATCGTGAAGCATTAAAGAACAAAAACTTAAACAGTTAA
- a CDS encoding CPBP family intramembrane glutamic endopeptidase: MEKRHWYVVVTYIIMQFSSILGVPLLVSLGIDNREVAVAYWLIFSFFTGLVVILLLLRQDMMVRHHEERSTIPVAIFWAFFGVFLALFAQGIAATIENRVFGIEFGSENTDFLVEIALTTPLFIVVTSIIGPILEEIIFRKILFGTLYKRYNFFIAALLSSVIFAMVHMDFTHLLIYSAMGFTFAFLYVKTNRIIVPIIAHVAMNTFVVLVQVVFKDEIEKYQEQVESMQAMIHFIWTRFM, from the coding sequence TTGGAGAAACGGCACTGGTATGTAGTTGTTACTTATATCATCATGCAATTTTCTAGTATTTTAGGGGTTCCTTTACTAGTGAGTCTTGGAATAGACAACAGGGAAGTGGCAGTAGCCTACTGGTTAATTTTCAGTTTCTTTACTGGTCTTGTTGTGATTCTACTTTTACTTCGTCAGGATATGATGGTAAGGCATCATGAAGAGCGAAGCACCATTCCAGTAGCTATATTCTGGGCGTTTTTTGGAGTGTTTCTTGCGTTATTTGCTCAAGGGATTGCAGCAACCATTGAAAACCGTGTATTCGGTATTGAATTTGGTTCTGAAAATACAGATTTTCTTGTTGAGATTGCCCTGACTACCCCTTTATTTATTGTGGTTACCTCTATCATTGGACCAATTTTAGAGGAAATTATCTTTAGAAAAATCTTATTTGGCACACTATATAAAAGATATAACTTTTTTATTGCAGCACTTTTAAGCTCAGTTATTTTTGCAATGGTTCATATGGATTTCACGCATTTGTTGATCTATTCTGCAATGGGCTTTACCTTTGCCTTTTTATATGTAAAAACCAACCGAATTATAGTTCCGATCATTGCACATGTTGCAATGAACACATTTGTCGTGTTAGTACAGGTTGTATTTAAGGATGAGATTGAGAAATATCAAGAACAAGTTGAGTCAATGCAAGCTATGATACACTTTATCTGGACTCGCTTTATGTAA
- the moaC gene encoding cyclic pyranopterin monophosphate synthase MoaC, which yields MTEFTHFNDQGHAKMVDITLKNDTVRTAVAKSSIEVSKEIYQRIVDMEMEKGDVLAVAQVAGIMAAKKTPDIIPMCHPIPIKGVNISFTWHPKGNNYELHIEGEVKTKGSTGVEMEALTAVSACALTVYDMCKAVDKGMMIGPTYLITKTGGKSGDYHRS from the coding sequence ATGACGGAATTCACCCACTTTAATGATCAAGGTCATGCAAAGATGGTAGATATCACTTTAAAGAATGATACAGTCCGAACAGCTGTTGCTAAATCTAGCATAGAAGTTTCCAAAGAGATCTATCAAAGAATCGTTGATATGGAAATGGAAAAAGGTGATGTATTAGCAGTAGCACAGGTTGCTGGAATAATGGCAGCAAAGAAAACACCTGATATTATTCCAATGTGTCATCCGATCCCTATAAAAGGAGTAAATATTTCCTTTACATGGCATCCAAAGGGTAATAACTATGAATTACACATAGAAGGTGAAGTGAAAACAAAGGGAAGTACGGGAGTCGAAATGGAAGCTCTTACGGCTGTTTCTGCTTGTGCTCTAACTGTTTATGATATGTGTAAAGCTGTAGATAAAGGAATGATGATAGGACCAACCTATTTGATCACAAAAACTGGTGGCAAGAGTGGAGATTATCATAGATCGTAG
- the groES gene encoding co-chaperone GroES, whose amino-acid sequence MLKPLGDRVIIELVESEEKTASGIVLPDSAKEKPQEGRVVAVGTGRVLDNGERVALEVSTGDRIIFSKYSGTEVKYEGNEYLVLRENDILAVIG is encoded by the coding sequence TTGTTAAAGCCATTAGGAGATCGCGTAATTATTGAGCTTGTTGAGTCTGAGGAAAAAACTGCTAGCGGTATCGTGCTACCGGATTCTGCTAAGGAAAAGCCTCAAGAAGGAAGAGTTGTAGCAGTTGGTACAGGACGTGTTCTTGATAACGGTGAGCGTGTTGCCCTAGAAGTATCTACTGGTGATCGTATCATCTTCTCAAAATATTCAGGTACTGAAGTTAAATACGAAGGTAATGAATATTTAGTTCTTCGTGAAAACGACATTTTAGCTGTCATTGGATAA
- a CDS encoding redox-sensing transcriptional repressor Rex: MSDEQQTKIPQATAKRLPLYYRFLKNLYLSGKQRVSSAELSEAVKVDSATIRRDFSYFGALGKKGYGYNIQYLLTFFRRTLDQDELTKVMLIGVGNLGTAFLNYNFLKNNSTKIEMAFDIETSLVGSDIGGVPIFHLDELEERVGPEVSVAILTVPASVAQPITDRLVAKGIKGILNFTPARLNVPDHVRIHHIDLSIELQSLIYFLKTYPLD, translated from the coding sequence TTGAGTGATGAACAACAAACGAAAATACCACAAGCAACTGCGAAGCGGTTACCGTTATATTATAGATTTTTAAAGAATCTATATTTGTCAGGCAAACAGAGAGTTTCATCAGCTGAATTGAGTGAAGCAGTTAAGGTTGATTCTGCTACCATCCGTCGTGACTTTTCTTATTTCGGTGCACTAGGCAAAAAAGGCTACGGCTATAATATTCAGTATTTACTTACATTCTTCAGAAGAACGCTGGACCAAGATGAACTGACAAAGGTTATGTTGATTGGTGTAGGAAATTTAGGAACAGCCTTTCTAAATTATAATTTCCTGAAAAATAATAGTACTAAAATTGAAATGGCATTTGATATAGAAACGTCTTTAGTTGGAAGTGACATTGGCGGTGTTCCAATTTTTCATTTGGATGAGCTTGAAGAGCGGGTTGGTCCAGAAGTATCCGTTGCAATTTTAACGGTACCTGCGTCAGTGGCACAGCCAATTACTGATCGATTAGTTGCTAAAGGGATTAAGGGGATCTTAAATTTTACGCCTGCTCGCCTAAATGTTCCTGATCATGTAAGGATCCATCATATTGACTTATCAATAGAATTGCAATCGTTAATATACTTTTTAAAAACATATCCACTGGACTAA
- a CDS encoding DUF3231 family protein, with translation MGIDNIKLTSAEMGTLWGAYVNGTAIDIVNKYMVTIIENEKIKTVMEEAIHIFAKQKEQIVTFIEKDGFPVPNGFTDSDLNKGTKRLFSDIFCLHYLHIMTMHGLIGHNTALASSVRKDLRNFYDSCDNDAKYLYHKTTDLLLELGHFQRDPYFYPEENPQYVSGQNFLDGFFSDKRPLAATEIISLSLNLKKSILAKTLSIGFSQVAQSTETRKFLEKSGDIADNQIQSLSKILHGDNLPIPMSLESEITNAQEAPFSDKLMIFHMGFLYQTSQMYQGAGLATAMRTDLAMTYEKIILKNLTLTKQWFDLMVQNKWLEQPPLAPNRKKIAQDK, from the coding sequence TTGGGTATAGATAATATAAAACTAACGTCTGCTGAAATGGGAACTTTGTGGGGAGCATATGTGAATGGTACTGCCATTGATATTGTAAATAAATACATGGTAACAATAATTGAAAACGAAAAGATTAAGACAGTTATGGAAGAGGCAATACATATCTTTGCAAAACAAAAGGAACAGATTGTCACCTTTATCGAAAAAGACGGTTTTCCTGTACCAAATGGATTTACAGATTCTGACTTAAATAAAGGGACCAAACGGCTTTTCTCTGATATATTTTGTCTACATTATTTGCACATTATGACTATGCATGGCTTAATTGGTCATAACACAGCTCTTGCTTCTTCGGTACGTAAAGATTTAAGGAATTTTTATGATTCTTGCGACAATGATGCAAAATACCTTTATCATAAAACGACTGACTTACTTTTAGAGCTGGGACATTTTCAACGAGATCCATATTTTTATCCTGAAGAAAACCCACAGTACGTTTCAGGACAAAACTTTCTTGACGGTTTTTTTAGTGACAAAAGACCTTTAGCAGCGACAGAAATCATTAGTCTTTCTTTAAATTTAAAAAAATCTATCTTAGCAAAGACGCTCTCCATTGGATTTAGTCAAGTTGCTCAATCAACAGAAACGAGAAAATTCTTAGAAAAGTCAGGAGACATTGCAGATAATCAGATTCAATCACTAAGTAAAATCCTACATGGGGATAACTTACCTATCCCTATGTCACTGGAATCAGAAATAACAAATGCCCAAGAGGCTCCTTTCTCGGACAAGTTAATGATTTTTCACATGGGATTTTTGTATCAAACCTCACAAATGTACCAAGGGGCAGGCTTAGCAACTGCAATGAGAACAGATCTTGCTATGACTTACGAAAAGATTATATTGAAAAATCTTACCCTTACAAAACAATGGTTTGATCTGATGGTTCAAAATAAATGGCTGGAACAACCACCTCTTGCACCCAATAGAAAGAAAATTGCACAAGACAAGTAA